The DNA sequence GCAAAGCCTGATTGAGAGCGACATTAGAATAAGCTCCTTCTGAAAAAACTGCTTCTAAAACTGCAAGAGCCGTTTGCCGCGCTGTTTTTATTTTATTGACCAAAGAAATCACCTACTGATAATTGCCGTCCCAGACCATTCAGAAAATCAATGATAGTCATTTTGGACTTTCCAGCTGGCTGTACTGTTTGAAGAGAAAGTGCACCTTCACCAGTTGCCACAATCAATTCTTTTTTTCCGATAACAAGGATTTCTCCAGCTTGTCCTAAGCCCTCTACTGGAGTAGCTTCGTAAATTTTAAAACGTTCTCCATTTAAAAGCGTATGTGCCACTGGCCAAGGATTCATTCCTCGAATTTGGTTAAAAATTTGGTGATTTGTCTTAGTCCAGTCAATTCTCTCCTCTTCTGGTAAAATATTTGGTGAAAAGGTAACTTGATTTTTGTCTTGCGGAACTGGTTTTAAATCCCCAGCTATATAACTAGGCAAGCTCTCAAGCAGTAAATCACGCCCTACAAGTGCTAGCTTGTCAAACATCGTCCCAACATTGTCTGTTTCCTCAATAGGAATCGCTCGACGCGCAATCATATCACCCGCATCCATCTCTTTGACCATTTCCATGATGGTCACACCAGCTTCTTTGTCACCATTGATAATGGCGTAGTGAATGGGTGCCCCTCCACGATATTTAGGTAACAACGACGCATGCACATTGACGGCAAAATTGACCGAATCTAGCAATTTGCTTGGTAAAAATTGACCGAAAGCTGCTGTGACGATACCATCAGCGTTTAAATTCATCAAACTATCTAATTCAGCACTTTTAGACAATTTCTCTGGCTGATAGATTGGTAAGCCATAGTCTAAAGCCAGTTCTTTAACAGGCGTCATGCGGATTTCTTTTTTACGTCCTACTGCGCGATCTGGCTGTGTAACTACTGCCAAAATCTCGTACTGTTTGCTTTCCAGCAATCCTTTAAGCACCGTTGCAGAAAAATCTGGCGTTCCCATAAAAATAATGTTTGTCATGGTTTCCTCATATTCTTTTTTACTATTATATCAGAAGAAGTCGTGTATTTCTTTAAAAAAGGCTAAAATAAGGCTACATAAAACTTTGTGGTTCATGGTCTATGCTTAAACGTAAGTCCTTATTGACCTTTTCTTGAGTCCAATCCAAAATCTGATTTAAAACCTCTTGCAAATGCTCCTCAAAACGGTATTTAATAATCAATTGATAATGATAGAGGTTGTGAGTGCGGGCAATCGGCTTAGGAGTTGGTCCTAATATCTGAACTTTGTCTGACAAGCCAGAACGTATCATATTTAAAACTTCGTATGACTTTTTAACAACCTCTGCTTCTATTTTATGAGACAAGGTAAGTCCCACCGTAAAATAATAAGGGGGATAGGCCAACTGCTTTCTAATACTCATTTCATAAGCATAAAAGCCCTCATAATCCTGATTTTTCGCAAAAGTAATCGCATAATGCTTCGGATTGTAACTTTGAATAATCACATGACCTTCCTTTTCAGCTCGTCCTGCACGCCCAGCAACCTGAGTTAAGAGTTGAAAGGTGCGCTCAGATGAACGAAAATCTGGCAAATTCAAAGCCGTATCCGCATTGAGCACTCCCACGAGAGTAACATTTGGAAAATCCAGCCCCTTTGCAATCATCTGGGTTCCCAGCAAAATATCTGCACGCCCTTCACCAAATTCTTTTAAGATTTGTTCGTGACTGCCCTTTTTCCGAGTAGTATCAACATCCATTCTCAAAATACGAGCCTGCGGAAAGGCTTCTGCTAATTCATCATAGGCTTTTTGCGTCCCAGTCCCATAGTAACGAATGCTCCTGCTGAAGCAATTCGGGCAACTGTGGGGAATCCCTTTTGAGAAACCACAATAGTGACAATTCATACTTTTCGTATCCATATGCAAGGTCAAGGAAATATCGCAGTTTGGACAGGTGTCAACCGTTCCGCATTCACGACACATGACAAAACTAGAATAGCCCCGCCGATTCAACATTAAGACAACCTGCTCTTTTCTATCTATCTTATCTTGAATGGCTTCTAACAAAACAGGCGTGAAATTACTAGCTTCATTCTGTCCAATGTAATCACGAAAATCCACAATTTCCACTTCAGGAATCTGAGCTTGCGGCTTGGCTCGCTTGGTCAGTTGCAAAAAGTGATACACACCTTTGCCAGCCCGCGCTCTGCTTTCTAAACTCGGCGTCGCCGACCCCAACACCAGAACGGCTTGATTGTACTTTGCACGTAGTAAAGCGACATCTCGCGCATGATAGCGTGGATTGGAGTCTTGCTTGTAACTCGCTTCATGTTCTTCATCAATGATAATTGCACCAATATTTTTTAACGGAGCAAAAATAGCAGAACGAGCACCAACAACCACTTGTGCTGCTCCTCGCTCAACTTTGCGCCATTCATCATACCTTTCCCCATTTGAAAGACCTGAGTGAAGAATGGCTACTTTCTTTCCAAAACGCGAAATGAAGCGGT is a window from the Streptococcus anginosus subsp. whileyi MAS624 genome containing:
- the fmt gene encoding methionyl-tRNA formyltransferase produces the protein MTNIIFMGTPDFSATVLKGLLESKQYEILAVVTQPDRAVGRKKEIRMTPVKELALDYGLPIYQPEKLSKSAELDSLMNLNADGIVTAAFGQFLPSKLLDSVNFAVNVHASLLPKYRGGAPIHYAIINGDKEAGVTIMEMVKEMDAGDMIARRAIPIEETDNVGTMFDKLALVGRDLLLESLPSYIAGDLKPVPQDKNQVTFSPNILPEEERIDWTKTNHQIFNQIRGMNPWPVAHTLLNGERFKIYEATPVEGLGQAGEILVIGKKELIVATGEGALSLQTVQPAGKSKMTIIDFLNGLGRQLSVGDFFGQ
- a CDS encoding primosomal protein N' — protein: MQIAKVIVDVPLMQTDKPYSYAVPKEFSTMLEIGMRVHVPFGKANRLIQGIVVELEEETTTELKEIVEVLDFTPVLNEEQLWLAEELRKSVFSYKISILKAMLPGFLNSSYDKILHAQLSLNEEDRLLIFGNVDQQHFSSLDKELQAKVMRLTRQGAIQLEYQAIDQKHIKTEKWYRVDHEVLGQLVIPNRAKKKQVLREVLQDQTGIHLLADLKENFSREVIHYFIEQAALQIVEKEVSRSEAYFENISASSALVLNEEQEAAAQAITQQIGHDGKPFLLEGVTGSGKTEVYLQIIQEALSYGKTAIMLVPEISLTPQVTNRFISRFGKKVAILHSGLSNGERYDEWRKVERGAAQVVVGARSAIFAPLKNIGAIIIDEEHEASYKQDSNPRYHARDVALLRAKYNQAVLVLGSATPSLESRARAGKGVYHFLQLTKRAKPQAQIPEVEIVDFRDYIGQNEASNFTPVLLEAIQDKIDRKEQVVLMLNRRGYSSFVMCRECGTVDTCPNCDISLTLHMDTKSMNCHYCGFSKGIPHSCPNCFSRSIRYYGTGTQKAYDELAEAFPQARILRMDVDTTRKKGSHEQILKEFGEGRADILLGTQMIAKGLDFPNVTLVGVLNADTALNLPDFRSSERTFQLLTQVAGRAGRAEKEGHVIIQSYNPKHYAITFAKNQDYEGFYAYEMSIRKQLAYPPYYFTVGLTLSHKIEAEVVKKSYEVLNMIRSGLSDKVQILGPTPKPIARTHNLYHYQLIIKYRFEEHLQEVLNQILDWTQEKVNKDLRLSIDHEPQSFM